GAGGGCCCCGCCAGGAAGAGGTCGGTGAAGCGGTCGCCGCGCACCTCGGTGAACGCCGCCGGGCCGAGGGACGGCAGACGCATGTCGAACGGGTCGACGTCGGGCGCCGGGGCCACGGCCGCGCACCGCTCGCCCTCGGCGCCGCCGCGCGGCGCGGCGGCACAGGCCGTGAGCGCGAGGACGACGGCCGGGACCAGCGTGAGCCGCAGCGCGCGCCCCATCGCCACCCCCGGCCGCGCCGGCCTTCCCCTAGTACCGGTAGTGCGCCGACTTGTACGGGCCGGCCTTCGGCACGCCGATGTACGCGGCCTGCTCGTCGGTGAGCTTCGTGAGCCTCGCGCCGATCTTCTTCAGGTGCAGCCGCGCGACCTTCTCGTCGAGGTGCTTGGGCAGCACGTACACCTGCTTCTCGTACTTGGCCGCGTTCGTGAAGAGCTCGATCTGGGCGATCGTCTGGTTGCTGAAGGAGGCGGACATCACGAACGAGGGGTGGCCCGTGGCGCAGCCGAGGTTCACGAGGCGCCCCTTGGCAAGCACGATGAGCTTCTTGCCGTCCGGGAAGACCACGTGGTCCACCTGCGGCTTGATCTCCTCCCAGCGGTACTTCTCGATCGAGGCGATGTCGATCTCGGAGTCGAAATGACCGATGTTGCAGACGATGGCCTCGTTCTTCATGCGGCGCATGTGCTCGTGGGAGACCACGCGCAGGTTGCCGGTGCAGGTGACGAAGATGTCGCCGACCGCCGCCGCGTCCTCCATGGTCACGACGCGGTAGCCCTCCATCGCCGCCTGCAGGGCGCAGATCGGGTCGATCTCGGTGACCCAGACCGTGGCGCCCAGGCCCCGGAAGGCCTGCGCGCACCCCTTGCCGACGTCGCCGTAGCCGAGCACGACGCAGATCTTGCCGGCGATCATCACATCGGTGGCGCGCTTGATGCCGTCGACGAGCGACTCGCGGCAGCCGTAGAGGTTGTCGAACTTGCTCTTGGTCACCGAGTCGTTGACGTTGATCGCCGGGAAGCGCAGCCGCCCCTCCTCGGCCATCTGGTAGAGCCGGTGCACGCCGGTGGTCGTCTCCTCGGTCACGCCCTTGATCTGCGCGATGCGCGTCGAGTACCAGCCGAGCTGGTTCTTCAGGCGCCTGCGGATCGAGGCGAAGAGCACGCGCTCCTCCTCGTTCGTCGGCTTCGCGACCACCCGCGGGTCGGC
This bacterium DNA region includes the following protein-coding sequences:
- the ahcY gene encoding adenosylhomocysteinase; amino-acid sequence: MNRKKNAPRSKAKHFTDCAVADLSLAEWGRKEIAIAEVEMPGLMAVREENAAKRPLKGARIAGSLHMTIQTAVLIETLKALGAEVRWASCNIFSTQDHAAAAIAAGGTAVFAKKGESLEEYWEYTHRIFEWPDGRYANMILDDGGDATLLLHLGARAEADPRVVAKPTNEEERVLFASIRRRLKNQLGWYSTRIAQIKGVTEETTTGVHRLYQMAEEGRLRFPAINVNDSVTKSKFDNLYGCRESLVDGIKRATDVMIAGKICVVLGYGDVGKGCAQAFRGLGATVWVTEIDPICALQAAMEGYRVVTMEDAAAVGDIFVTCTGNLRVVSHEHMRRMKNEAIVCNIGHFDSEIDIASIEKYRWEEIKPQVDHVVFPDGKKLIVLAKGRLVNLGCATGHPSFVMSASFSNQTIAQIELFTNAAKYEKQVYVLPKHLDEKVARLHLKKIGARLTKLTDEQAAYIGVPKAGPYKSAHYRY